A stretch of Episyrphus balteatus chromosome 2, idEpiBalt1.1, whole genome shotgun sequence DNA encodes these proteins:
- the LOC129910981 gene encoding splicing factor 3A subunit 3, translating to METILEQQRRYHEERERLIKLMVDEYANRKPGEKEKIYSEHRLKYLLDLHHNATHKLKELYEDKDNERKAEVQALSGPNEFNEFYARLKQIKEFYKKHPNEISVPLSIEFDELTKSYSNNDEMSGLVEFTDEEGGGRYLDLNECYETYLNIRGIEKVDYITYLMTFDHVFDIPKERKNMDYKKYLEALNDYLYGYIVRIKPLLDIDAELAKLDAEFQKQWANGTFPGWPKETESVLANTGAHLDLSAFSSWEELASLGLDRLKSALMALDLKCGGTLEERAQRLFSTKGKTHLDASLIAKKTSGKFSAREQARQKEIALLEAMLYRCVEFVSEQRSATKENVQRKQARTGGERDDSDAEASESENDEEDADDVPYNPKNLPLGWDGKPIPYWLYKLHGLNINYNCEICGNFTYKGPKAFQRHFAEWRHAHGMRCLGIPNTAHFANVTQIEDAITLWEKLKSQKQSERWIADQEEEFEDSLGNVVNRKTYEDLKRQGLL from the exons ATGGAAACAATTTTAGAACAACAACGTCGTTATCATGAAGAACGTGAGCGGCTCATTAAATTAATGGTAGATGAATATGCAAACAGGAAACCTGGA GAAAAAGAAAAGATCTACTCCGAACATCGTTTAAAGTATTTATTGGAT CTTCATCACAACGCAACACACAAGTTGAAAGAACTCTACGAAGACAAGGACAATGAGCGCAAAGCCGAAGTACAAGCTTTGTCTGGTCCAAACGAATTCAATGAATTCTATGCgcgattaaaacaaattaaagaatTCTACAAAAAGCACCCCAACGAAATCAGTGTTCCACTATCAATCGAGTTCGATGAACTCACAAAGTCATACAGCAACAATGATGAAATGAGTGGTCTAGTCGAGTTCACTGACGAGGAAGGCGGCGGTCGTTACCTCGATTTGAACGAATGCTACGAAACCTATTTGAATATCCGTGGAATCGAGAAAGTTGATTACATCACCTATCTCATGACTTTTGATCATGTCTTTGACATTCCCAAAGAACGCAAAAACATGGATTATAAAAAGTATTTGGAAGCTTTGAATGATTATTTATATGGCTACATAGTTCGAATCAAGCCATTGCTAGATATTGATGCAGAATTAGCGAAACTTGATGCTGAGTTTCAGAAGCAATGGGCCAATGGTACGTTTCCAGGTTGGCCCAAAGAAACTGAGTCTGTGTTGGCAAACACTGGTGCTCATTTGGACCTTTCTGCATTTTCTAGTTGGGAGGAGTTGGCTTCGTTGGGTCTTGATCGTCTCAAGTCAGCTTTGATGGCTCTTGACCTGAAGTGCGGAGGCACTTTGGAGGAACGGGCACAACGATTATTTTCGACCAAAGGTAAAACCCATCTTGATGCGTCACTTATAGCCAAGAAGACTAGTGGAAAGTTTAGCGCTCGAGAGCAAGCACGTCAAAAGGAGATTGCTTTGCTTGAGGCGATGTTGTATCGTTGCGTTGAGTTTGTGTCTGAGCAGAGGAGTGCCACCAAGGAGAATGTGCAGAGAAAACAAGCGCGTACTGGTGGTGAGAGAGATGATAGTGATGCTGAAGCTAGCGAAAGCGAGAACGATGAAGAAGACGCTGATGACGTTCCATATAACCCGAAGAATTTGCCATTAGGATGGGATGGCAAACCGATCCCTTATTGGCTTTATAAACTGCATGGTCTGAATATAAATTACAATTGCGAGATTTGTGGCAATTTTACATACAAAGGGCCGAAAGCTTTCCAGCGACATTTTGCTGAATGGAGACATGCTCATGGAATGCGATGTTTGGGAATACCAAATACTGCTCATTTTGCGAATGTTACACAAATCGAGGATGCTATTACAT TGTGGGAGAAACTTAAGTCGCAAAAACAAAGCGAAAGATGGATTGCGGATCAAGAGGAAGAATTTGAAGATTCGTTGGGAAATGTGGTTAACAGGAAGACGTATGAGGACTTGAAACGACAAGGATTGCTATAA
- the LOC129910977 gene encoding protein inturned — MQKIKKVENKSLSDSSCSADSYNHNTNNKKNWKLAIAQDGELFFIKRSKKSSLSTGLTQTNNSSNHNKNIPLNSLKLSTIKNADINKELYLIVSSMDRYRFGRRSSIIESMLGFGVVPFSDNFECLMVANIIDNSIKLEYPYIQQGDWFKSMDNIEVRTENIDKLLLQYTRATKVKLTFKSSQAVNTDPVEENCEIGDIQSFDEFALNYKQTFESRHSSDNQDPVFLTLIISREYFQSENNECLFYYPFLSNNFLYTAKGSFLTLDSLITNDLRSKAIQSTITVNHTKYYITYGHLNDTLVVCAFASTYQNKQQTKSNSDDFINCLKFNISDYQSLEARQFLCHVCDVFKNNIIRQRQNTATTLSFGVFAGSSLGISLPKEAQLRICDALSEFESMDHKKWNETHKTSSDLIVCGTALYYNKFLLSSNLQVDLRTSIECYLRVKGITLFENMKEMYIWEEIQSYVESKHYLAICLRNDLMLVAVLISPHQQVTNLKISCIPYMEEIANTVEYLLSSGIDCISQFWIDSAKRPSMKKITQSSAMRKFTIQKDISLDCIEGNNVIVQESPPHSLLMGGQPEEGYRRNFESESVSDGFSDFKEYNKDCEYIEPLLNEVKNIMPMNWTAGWSNDFKFFVYWNCSDAIVTSSLKPTCSEMHLSVLKDNIVNIHNIINGNSNCKRKLKDNATWNRNVVLREHGVSVKLKNNDSEECESLFIIGRLFAFPLKEIYVCFGSNYSQNLVELAFRMSLLNVG, encoded by the coding sequence atgcaaaaaataaaaaaagtcgaaaacaaATCACTTTCGGATTCTTCATGTTCAGCTGACTCTTATAACCACAACACAAATaacaagaaaaattggaaactTGCCATTGCTCAAGATggtgaattattttttatcaaacgatCCAAAAAGTCTTCATTATCCACCGGCCTCACTCAAACCAACAACTCATCCAATCATAACAAAAACATACCTCTAAACTCGTTGAAACTATCAACAATTAAAAATGCTGATATCAACAAAGAACtctatttaatagttagttcAATGGATCGCTACAGATTCGGTCGACGATCTTCGATTATCGAATCTATGCTAGGTTTTGGTGTAGTTCCATTCAGTGATAATTTTGAATGCCTAATGGTTGCCAATATTATTGATAACTCTATTAAACTCGAGTATCCTTATATTCAACAAGGCGATTGGTTCAAGTCCATGGATAACATTGAAGTGCGAACAGAAAATATTGATAAACTCCTTTTACAATATACCAGAGCTACCAAGGTCAAATTAACTTTCAAGAGTTCACAAGCCGTCAATACAGACCCCGTGGAGGAAAACTGCGAAATTGGTGACATACAAAGCTTTGACGAGTTTGCACTCAATTATAAGCAAACATTTGAAAGTAGACACTCATCCGACAACCAGGATCCAGTATTCTTAACATTAATAATCAGTCGGGAATATTTTCAATCCGAAAATAACGAATGTCTCTTCTACTATCCTTTTCTATCCAATAACTTTCTCTATACGGCTAAGGGTAGCTTTCTAACATTAGATTCTCTTATTACTAACGATCTTAGGTCAAAGGCTATACAAAGTACTATCACAGTTAATCATACTAAGTACTATATAACTTATGGTCACTTAAATGATACGCTTGTTGTTTGCGCATTTGCATCAACTTATcagaacaaacaacaaacaaaatcaaactcTGATGATTTTATAAACTGTTTAAAGTTTAACATTTCAGACTATCAGAGTTTGGAAGCGAGGCAATTCTTGTGTCATGTCTgtgatgtttttaaaaacaacatcATCAGACAGAGACAGAACACTGCTACGACTTTGAGTTTTGGTGTTTTTGCTGGTTCATCTTTGGGTATATCACTGCCTAAAGAAGCTCAGCTTCGAATATGTGATGCTCTGAGTGAATTTGAATCTATGGACCACAAAAAGTGGAATGAAACACACAAGACTTCTTCTGATCTTATTGTTTGTGGTACAGCGTTGTATTACAATAAATTTCTTCTTTCATCAAATTTGCAAGTTGACTTACGAACGTCTATTGAATGCTATTTACGTGTTAAAGGTATCACTTTATTCGAAAATATGAAGGAAATGTATATTTGGGAGGAAATACAAAGTTATGTAGAAAGTAAGCATTATTTGGCAATATGCCTGCGTAACGATCTTATGTTGGTGGCGGTTTTGATAAGTCCTCACCAGCaagttacaaatttaaaaatatcttgcATTCCTTATATGGAGGAAATAGCTAATACGGTTGAGTATCTTCTCTCATCAGGCATAGATTGCATATCGCAATTTTGGATTGATTCGGCGAAGCGGCCTTCTATGAAGAAGATCACTCAATCCTCAGCAATGCGTAAATTTACAATTCAAAAGGATATTTCATTGGATTGTATCGAAGGTAATAATGTGATAGTTCAAGAGTCTCCACCACATAGTCTTTTGATGGGTGGTCAGCCTGAGGAAGGGTATCGGCGTAATTTTGAATCAGAAAGTGTTTCTGATGGGTTTAGTGATTTCAAAGAATACAATAAAGATTGTGAGTATATTGAACCTTTGTTGAATGAGGTTAAAAATATTATGCCAATGAATTGGACTGCAGGTTGGTCGAAtgattttaagtttttcgtTTATTGGAATTGTTCGGATGCTATAGTAACGAGTTCGTTAAAACCCACGTGCTCGGAAATGCATTTGAGTGTGTTGAAAGATAATATTGTCAATATTCACAATATAATCAATGGTAATTCGAATTGCAAGAGAAAACTTAAAGACAATGCAACATGGAATAGAAATGTTGTGTTGAGAGAACATGGCGTTtcagttaaattgaaaaataatgatTCGGAAGAATGCGAGTCTCTATTCATAATTGGTCGATTGTTTGCATTTCCTTTGAAAGAAATCTATGTTTGTTTTGGTTCGAATTACTCACAAAATCTTGTAGAATTAGCATTTCGAATGTCTTTACTGAATGTTGGTTAG
- the LOC129910978 gene encoding uncharacterized protein LOC129910978 yields the protein MDQFSHDLTIALEETSRMGGVRVGRWGQRRRTRSTGNLPCAPQPTEDSSSSPTDAANGAHNKANVDGLDGLNNSIHSDSDDRQEMRLAINPRLHTGNLESDSLNENFSPARFFRPSTRRKRKFKRMAVEYETTAAKTPTVSGGLHSSTIDNSPEFTLTGTVKKRALRHAIQDSYRANLFFCGKRKRSHRDRCHDHEHGKAHSSSVPRQSHMFPVKHSLQEHKSRTRSFSSTSKVPCDRILPLNKGLISKIEKISQQQQKNQQDSHATPPKCAFLFTPLSPVATTTTATSVVVPRKLETSTFDSFASITAAAAVATCSTGLSCEILTNRFMQQTIPEHYALKQQIMTSVRNDLKNETTTARGTIAPSQAVPVPGAYGLSFSQRKKKYYRLRREQMKMQLQFEDPNSMECGELNEFLSSSSLSSSESENERTNDSDREGDDELTDWPGNEVINNFDSKNDFKRKLTKKSGNLQQIKSDENATIGDDDTLMSADELDTPVNSVHRHMSSAPIAINKGLQLNGGVSNLLSQKSFTLRDETMDQFRFPIRQIESEMSGETSNPFLASPPCKPGEIREIRAGCRRIKGERAAFSIKTSVNERLARFLQDARQTHIRLPDIEFYEHESLMNLAKLYSLQMSVDNGCAVLTKTSNTTQSVQIDHHGLQNCLFLSDFKRRCYDGRFGITDADEDSTIAEAAVKFAKAGQSPPPEISNRLPNS from the exons ATGGACCAGTTTTCACACGATTTAACAATTGCTTTGGAGGAGACTTCTCGTATGGGTGGCGTTCGTGTTGGTAGGTGGGGTCAACGTCGAAGGACCCGATCCACAGGAAATTTGC ctTGTGCTCCACAACCTACAGAAGACTCTTCGAGTAGTCCCACAGATGCAGCAAATGGTGCACACAATAAAGCAAATGTCGATGGCCTAGATGGACTGAATAACTCAATACACAGCGACTCAGATGACAGACAAGAAATGCGTTTGGCTATTAATCCGCGATTACATACTGGCAACTTGGAATCAGATTCTCTAAATGAAAATTTCAGCCCAGCCAG ATTCTTTCGCCCGAGCACTCGCCGAAAGCGCAAATTCAAACGTATGGCTGTGGAGTACGAAACGACAGCAGCAAAAACACCAACAGTTTCTGGAGGACTTCATTCAAGTACTATCGACAACTCTCCAGAATTTACATTaacaggtaccgtaaaaaaaaGAGCTTTACGTCATGCTATTCAAGATAGCTATCGGGCGAATTTATTTTTCTGTGGCAAACGCAAACGCTCACATCGAGATCGTTGCCATGACCATGAACATGGAAAAGCACACTCTTCTAGTGTGCCAAGACAGAGTCATATGTTTCCGGTAAAACATTCGCTTCAAGAGCACAAATCACGCACTAGAAGTTTTTCTTCTACATCGAAAGTTCCCTGCGATCGAATACTTCCCTTAAATAAAGGTcttatttcgaaaattgaaaagATCTCTCAGcaacagcaaaaaaatcaacaagaTTCACATGCCACTCCCCcaaaatgtgcatttttatttaCCCCATTATCGCCGGTAGCAACGACAACAACAGCAACCAGTGTAGTTGTGCCTCGAAAGCTAGAAACTTCAACTTTCGATAGTTTTGCATCGATAACAGCTGCTGCAGCAGTGGCTACATGCTCCACAGGATTAAGCTGCGAAATTTTAACTAATCGTTTTATGCAACAAACTATTCCAGAGCATTATGCGCTAAAACAGCAAATAATGACAAGCGTtagaaatgatttaaaaaatgaaacgaCAACGGCAAGAGGAACTATTGCGCCTTCACAGGCAGTTCCAGTACCTGGTGCGTATGGCCTGTCCTTCAGCcagagaaaaaagaaatattaccGTCTGCGCCGGGAGCAGATGAAGATGCAACTACAATTCGAAGACCCCAACTCAATGGAGTGCGGGGAACTAAATGAATTTCTGAGTTCCAGTTCACTCAGCTCTTCAGAGTCGGAAAATGAAAGGACAAATGATTCAGATCGCGAAGGAGATGACGAACTAACTGATTGGCCAGGCAATGAAGTGATTAATAATTTTGACtcgaaaaatgattttaaacgCAAACTCACGAAGAAGAGTGGAAATTTGCAACAAATTAAATCCGATGAGAATGCTACAATTGGTGACGATGATACCCTAATGAGCGCAGATGAATTAGATACCCCGGTGAACAGTGTCCACCGTCATATGTCATCGGCTCCAATAGCAATAAATAAAGGACTGCAACTTAATGGAGGTGTAAGTAATTTGTTAAGTCAAAAAAGCTTTACATTGCGCGATGAAACTATGGATCAGTTTCGTTTTCCAATTCGACAAATTGAAAGTGAAATGTCGGGTGAGACATCGAATCCTTTTCTGGCATCACCCCCTTGTAAGCCGGGTGAGATTCGTGAAATTCGTGCTGGATGTAGAAGAATAAAAGGTGAACGAGCAGCTTTTTCCATTAAGACAAGTGTTAATGAGAGGTTGGCACGATTTCTCCAGGATGCCAGACAAACGCATATTAGACTACCAGACATTGAGTTTTATGAGCACGAGAGTTTAATGAATTTAGCTAAATTGTACTCTTTGCAAATGTCAGTTGATAATGGATGTGCTGTTCTAACTAAAACAAG caacaCAACTCAATCAGTTCAAATAGATCATCATGgccttcaaaattgtttatttttgagtGACTTTAAAAGGCGTTGCTATGACGGACGTTTCGGAATAACTGATGCTGACGAGGATAGCACCATAGCTGAAGCGGCAGTAAAATTCGCAAAAGCTGGACAAAGTCCGCCACCAGAAATAAGCAACAGACTGCCAAACAGTTAG